In Dermochelys coriacea isolate rDerCor1 chromosome 16, rDerCor1.pri.v4, whole genome shotgun sequence, one genomic interval encodes:
- the SURF4 gene encoding surfeit locus protein 4 isoform X1, whose translation MGQNDLMSTAEDFADQFLRVTKQYLPHVARLCLISTFLEDGIRMWFQWSEQRDYIDATWNCGYFLASIFVFLNLFGQLSGCILVLSRNFVQYACFGLFGIIALQTIAYSILWDLKFLMRNLALGGGLLLLLAESRSEGKSMFAGVPTMRESSPKQYMQLGGRVLLVLMFMTLLHFDISFFSILQNIVGTALIILVAIGFKTKLAALTLVIWLFAINIYFNAFWTIPAYKPMHDFLKYDFFQTMSVIGGLLLVVALGPGGVSMDEKKKEW comes from the exons TTCCTGCGAGTGACGAAGCAGTACCTTCCCCACGTGGCCCGTCTGTGCCTGATCAGCACCTTCCTGGAGGATGGCATCCGCATGTGGTTCCAGTGGAGCGAGCAGAGGGATTACATTGATGCCACGTGGAATTGTGGCTATTTCCTGGCCTCCATCTTTGTGTTCCTAAATCTCTTCGGACAGCTGA GCGGCTGTATCCTGGTGCTGAGTAGGAACTTTGTGCAGTATGCCTGCTTTGGCTTGTTCGGAATTATAGCATTACAG ACCATTGCTTACAGCATTCTATGGGATCTGAAGTTCTTGATGAG gaaCCTTGCCCTTGGGGGAggcttgctgctgcttttggctGAGTCACGGTCAGAGGGGAAAAGCATGTTTGCCGGGGTCCCCACCATGCGGGAAAGCTCCCCCAAACAGTACATGCAGCTGGGTGGACGTGTGCTGCTGGTCCTCATGTTCATGACACTGCTACATTTTGATATTAGCTTCTTTTCT ATTCTCCAGAATATCGTGGGCACAGCCCTGATTATCTTAGTGGCGATTGGCTTTAAAACCAAGCTGGCTGCCTTGACTCTGGTCATCTGGCTGTTTGCCATCAACATCTACTTTAACGCCTTCTGGACCATCCCAGCCTACAAACCCATGCATGACTTCCTCAAGTACGACTTCTTCCAGACCATGTCTGTCATTGGAGGGCTTCTCCTGGTGGTGGCGCTGGGTCCTGGTGGCGTCTCCATGGACGAGAAGAAAAAAGAGTGGTAA
- the SURF4 gene encoding surfeit locus protein 4 isoform X2, whose amino-acid sequence MRNLALGGGLLLLLAESRSEGKSMFAGVPTMRESSPKQYMQLGGRVLLVLMFMTLLHFDISFFSILQNIVGTALIILVAIGFKTKLAALTLVIWLFAINIYFNAFWTIPAYKPMHDFLKYDFFQTMSVIGGLLLVVALGPGGVSMDEKKKEW is encoded by the exons ATGAG gaaCCTTGCCCTTGGGGGAggcttgctgctgcttttggctGAGTCACGGTCAGAGGGGAAAAGCATGTTTGCCGGGGTCCCCACCATGCGGGAAAGCTCCCCCAAACAGTACATGCAGCTGGGTGGACGTGTGCTGCTGGTCCTCATGTTCATGACACTGCTACATTTTGATATTAGCTTCTTTTCT ATTCTCCAGAATATCGTGGGCACAGCCCTGATTATCTTAGTGGCGATTGGCTTTAAAACCAAGCTGGCTGCCTTGACTCTGGTCATCTGGCTGTTTGCCATCAACATCTACTTTAACGCCTTCTGGACCATCCCAGCCTACAAACCCATGCATGACTTCCTCAAGTACGACTTCTTCCAGACCATGTCTGTCATTGGAGGGCTTCTCCTGGTGGTGGCGCTGGGTCCTGGTGGCGTCTCCATGGACGAGAAGAAAAAAGAGTGGTAA
- the SURF2 gene encoding surfeit locus protein 2 — MCEVPAEVQRFLQQHPVLRLVEPGNKVKCRLTGHELPCRMPELQAYTSGKKYLRLIKTARAFDYSEFEPHIVPSTKNPHQLFCKLTLRHINRLPEHVLRHVQGRRYQRALKKYEECQKEGVEYVPACLLQKRQRRRDDQAEGSRQPHRKGKFWEPVSSEEEEDDTDDSMSDLYPSELFPEKRPVVQGDREGDDDFVTDNEEDGAKPAEENSSMNGEESEKMDETRRAGNKRGKPQLSSLKKKFKSHHRKPKSFRKAANGK, encoded by the exons GTAAAATGCAGGTTGACAGGTCACGAGCTGCCATGTCGGATGCCAGAGCTGCAAGCTTATACTAGTGGCAAGAAGTATCTGAGACTGATAAAGACCGCAAGAGCATTTGACTACAGCGAATTCGAGCCACACATTGTGCCCAGTACCAAGAATCC CCATCAGCTGTTTTGCAAGCTCACTCTTAGGCACATCAACAGGCTTCCAGAGCATGTGCTGCGTCATGTCCAAGGAAGGCGCTATCAGAGAGCGCTGAAAAAAT ATGAGGAGTGCCAGAAGGAGGGCGTGGAGTATGttcctgcctgcctcctgcagaAGAGACAGCGGCGGCGAGATGACCAGGCCGAGGGGAGCAGGCAGCCCCATAGAAAGGGAAAATTTTGGGAGCCTGTGTCCAGTGAAGAGGAAGAAGATGACACAGATGACAGCATGAGCGACTTGTACCCAT CTGAGCTTTTCCCAGAGAAAAGGCCGGTAGTGCAAGGAGACCGGGAAGGTGATGATGACTTCGTGACAGACAACGAGGAAGATGGGGCCAAGCCCGCAGAGGAAAACAGCAGCATGAATGGAGAGGAGAGTGAAAAGATGGATGAGACCAGACGAGCTGGCAACAAAAGGGGAAAG ccACAGTTGAGTTCCTTAAAGAAGAAATTTAAGAGTCACCATCGAAAACCCAAAAGCTTCAGGAAAGCAGCCAAtggaaaataa